Proteins encoded in a region of the Rutidosis leptorrhynchoides isolate AG116_Rl617_1_P2 chromosome 9, CSIRO_AGI_Rlap_v1, whole genome shotgun sequence genome:
- the LOC139865928 gene encoding cell division cycle 20.2, cofactor of APC complex-like codes for MDAGSVPSSASKSQSRCPLREQFLQRRNSRQNLDRFIPNRSAMDFDYAHYMLTEGIKVKETPLNSSPSKEAYRKHLADCFNMNRTRILAFKNKPPTPKKLIPDDFSSPVQHSKPVKARRYIPQTSERTLDAPDIVDDFYLNLLDWGSKNILAIALGNTVYLWDATDGNTSELVTIDHESGPVTSVKWATDGNHISVGLNNSDIQLWDSTSNRLLRTLRGCHEFRVGAMDWNNHILTTGGMHGRIVNNDVRIRSHIVETYSGHHQEVCGLKWSDSGQQLASGGNDNLVHIWDRSMASSVNNGPTRFLHRLVDHIAAVKALAWCPFQANLLATGGGGGDKCIKFWNTHTGACLNSVDTGSQVCALLWSKNERELLSSHGFTQNQLTLWKYPSMVKMAELTGHTSRVLFMAQSPDGCTVASAAGDETLRFWNVFGQPEVAAKAAPKANSEPFANVNRIR; via the exons ATGGATGCAGGATCTGTACCTTCTTCAGCTTCCAAGTCACAATCACGTTGCCCTCTTCGCGAACAATTCCTACAGAGACGCAATTCTCGCCAAAAC TTGGATAGATTTATACCAAATAGATCAGCTATGGATTTCGATTACGCTCATTACATGCTAACCGAAGGGATAAAGGTTAAGGAAACCCCATTGAACAGCTCGCCATCCAAGGAGGCGTACAGGAAACATTTGGCGGATTGCTTCAACATGAACAGAACCAGGATTCTTGCTTTCAAGAACAAACCTCCCACGCCTAAAAAATTGATCCCAGATGATTTTTCTTCTCCAGTCCAGCACTCGAAACCAGTAAAGGCCCGCAGATACATTCCTCAG ACTTCAGAAAGAACATTGGATGCACCAGATATCGTTGATGATTTCTACCTGAATCTACTGGATTGGGGAAGCAAAAATATACTTGCGATTGCTCTCGGAAATACAGTTTATCTATGGGACGCAACAGATGGAAATACGTCAGAGCTTGTCACCATTGATCATGAAAGTGGGCCCGTGACAAGTGTCAAATGGGCGACCGATGGCAACCACATCTCAGTTGGATTAAACAATTCTGATATCCAACTATGGGATTCCACTTCTAACCGATTG TTAAGAACATTGAGAGGCTGTCACGAGTTTCGTGTTGGAGCAATGGATTGGAACAACCATATACTCACAACGGGAGGTATGCACGGTCGGATTGTGAACAATGACGTTAGAATAAGATCACATATAGTCGAGACGTACTCGGGCCACCACCAAGAAGTTTGCGGGTTAAAATGGTCAGATTCGGGTCAACAATTAGCCAGTGGTGGAAACGATAATCTTGTTCACATTTGGGACCGGTCAATGGCTTCTTCGGTTAATAATGGCCCAACTCGATTTCTTCATCGGCTCGTGGATCATATTGCGGCGGTGAAAGCCCTTGCGTGGTGTCCGTTTCAGGCTAACCTTCTTGctacaggcggtggtggtggtgaTAAGTGTATCAAGTTTTGGAACACACACACGGGTGCATGTTTGAACTCGGTTGACACAGGGTCACAAGTGTGTGCACTTTTATGGAGCAAGAATGAGCGTGAGCTGCTGAGCTCACATGGGTTCACTCAGAACCAGCTGACTCTATGGAAGTACCCGTCTATGGTTAAGATGGCTGAGCTCACTGGTCATACATCCAGAGTTCTTTTCATGGCACAG AGCCCAGATGGATGTACAGTTGCATCTGCAGCAGGAGACGAGACGTTGAGATTTTGGAATGTTTTTGGGCAGCCTGAAGTTGCTGCAAAAGCTGCACCTAAAGCCAATTCTGAGCCATTTGCTAACGTCAACCGTATTCGTTGA